In Chloroflexota bacterium, one DNA window encodes the following:
- a CDS encoding ABC transporter substrate-binding protein — protein MKHVAGRVMTRRNLLRGASAGLFGAAGAAVLAACGEAQVVEKIVTQEVIREVPVETVVTREVVKEVPVESVVTKEVVKEVAVEKIVTQEVIKEVVKEVEVVKEVPKEVVKEVEVIKEVPKEVVKEVLVTKEVEVIKEVTAEMMIPEGPLSGGTLTLSASRANTQDIFTPLRAVSSTQGFVFGYVYEPLWIGDTWGMGETPQMTGNWDAALANSWEEVEQDRSYIFHLNPDIWWHDRTRVVDADDILFGMEMAFDPAYNNNKHKTAWGDIEGVKAWAENPTESITDASGVTKIDEMTVQIAIERPDNNWWASGSKVFAMPRHHFAGLDKAIATEARAVDLLGNGPMIFERYVTQQFADLTANKDWAYGAPYVDDYVVRYGDGAALDAATEANEQPNPIDFHRAAGGIEAFSRLAAQAHLRPFPQRSPFASGVFLNQTAEIFDDMTLEQQSLLIEAMVLAVDREQLNNELHGGTRFISDYIFEHVALLSDPPDGTFRDLSYNPDAARELLAEANWDNNKVIKWMRWRAPAPRDLAIKAYWDEVGIQTEFLIIDGSAVIEKLYQERVHDLVFANMGGDQNPVDACLRICSDRLYELGGWNHSNINRPWIDEAYAAVLGAANAEERREVWLEMATRLHARGEMVYGQFSRGSLLNLYHRRVKGAFWMQNYAIPVRSPINLVWIDPYWEER, from the coding sequence ATGAAGCATGTTGCAGGACGGGTCATGACCCGTCGGAATCTGTTGCGCGGGGCGTCCGCCGGCCTATTCGGGGCCGCCGGCGCGGCCGTGCTGGCCGCGTGTGGCGAGGCGCAAGTCGTCGAAAAAATCGTCACGCAGGAAGTGATCCGCGAGGTCCCGGTTGAGACCGTCGTCACCAGGGAAGTGGTGAAGGAGGTCCCGGTCGAGTCCGTGGTCACGAAGGAAGTCGTCAAGGAAGTCGCGGTCGAAAAGATCGTGACGCAGGAAGTGATCAAGGAAGTCGTCAAGGAAGTCGAAGTCGTCAAGGAAGTCCCGAAGGAAGTCGTCAAGGAAGTCGAAGTCATCAAGGAAGTTCCGAAGGAAGTCGTCAAGGAAGTCCTCGTCACGAAGGAAGTCGAGGTCATCAAGGAAGTCACGGCCGAGATGATGATCCCGGAGGGGCCGCTCAGCGGCGGCACGCTGACGCTCAGCGCCAGCCGCGCCAACACGCAGGACATCTTTACTCCGCTGCGGGCCGTCAGCAGCACGCAGGGATTCGTGTTTGGCTACGTCTATGAGCCGCTGTGGATTGGCGACACCTGGGGCATGGGCGAGACGCCGCAGATGACGGGTAACTGGGACGCGGCTCTGGCCAACAGCTGGGAGGAAGTTGAGCAGGACCGGTCCTACATCTTCCATCTCAACCCGGACATCTGGTGGCACGACCGAACGCGGGTGGTCGACGCCGACGACATCCTGTTCGGCATGGAGATGGCGTTTGACCCGGCCTACAACAACAACAAGCACAAGACGGCCTGGGGCGACATCGAGGGTGTCAAGGCTTGGGCGGAGAACCCGACCGAGAGCATCACGGACGCCTCGGGCGTGACCAAGATCGACGAGATGACGGTCCAGATCGCGATTGAGAGGCCCGACAACAACTGGTGGGCGTCCGGCAGCAAGGTCTTTGCGATGCCGCGGCACCACTTCGCGGGTCTGGACAAGGCGATCGCGACGGAAGCGCGAGCCGTTGACCTCTTGGGCAACGGTCCGATGATCTTCGAGCGCTACGTCACCCAGCAGTTCGCCGACCTCACGGCGAACAAGGACTGGGCCTACGGCGCGCCGTATGTGGACGACTACGTCGTGCGCTACGGCGACGGCGCGGCGCTGGACGCGGCCACCGAGGCGAACGAGCAGCCAAACCCGATCGACTTCCACCGTGCGGCGGGCGGCATCGAGGCCTTCTCGCGACTGGCGGCCCAGGCGCACCTGCGGCCGTTCCCGCAGCGCTCACCGTTCGCGTCCGGCGTGTTCCTCAACCAGACGGCGGAAATCTTCGACGACATGACCCTCGAGCAGCAGTCGTTGCTGATCGAGGCCATGGTGCTGGCAGTGGACCGCGAGCAGTTGAACAACGAGCTGCACGGCGGCACGCGGTTCATCTCGGACTACATCTTCGAGCACGTGGCGCTGCTGTCGGATCCGCCCGACGGCACCTTCCGCGACCTGTCCTACAACCCGGACGCCGCACGTGAGTTGCTGGCGGAGGCGAACTGGGACAACAACAAGGTCATCAAGTGGATGCGCTGGCGAGCGCCGGCGCCGCGTGATCTGGCGATCAAGGCCTACTGGGACGAGGTCGGAATCCAGACCGAGTTCCTGATCATCGACGGCTCCGCCGTGATCGAGAAGCTCTACCAGGAGCGGGTGCACGATCTGGTGTTCGCCAACATGGGCGGCGACCAGAACCCCGTGGACGCGTGCCTGCGGATCTGCAGCGACCGGCTGTATGAGCTGGGTGGCTGGAACCACTCGAACATCAACCGGCCGTGGATCGACGAGGCCTACGCGGCGGTCCTCGGCGCGGCTAACGCCGAAGAGCGGCGCGAAGTGTGGCTGGAGATGGCAACGCGGTTGCACGCGCGCGGTGAGATGGTCTACGGCCAGTTCTCGCGCGGGTCGCTGCTGAACCTGTACCACCGCCGGGTGAAGGGCGCGTTCTGGATGCAGAACTACGCCATTCCCGTGCGGTCGCCGATCAACCTGGTGTGGATCGACCCGTACTGGGAAGAGCGGTAG
- a CDS encoding family 10 glycosylhydrolase: MVDIEFVDPGAAASTCAAAGVRKLAYYAQGVLNGHAWVACERPPGSDRIEFGAPEPTEPSAALLKRRIDEAHAAGLRVDAYSILGLAGVWAGSRHQVPRVIEPVGRVPRFAVEHPEFMSKARDGRSWLDWDVGEPVLGYDVGYLALAHPEVRAYARRELVAFARDFGADGVQLEFLPVLAAGESVWPLGYDDPALAEYRRRFGVDPRSRPADDPAWARLRAEYVTQFFRELRRDLEALGRPVEVAAATEGIWARPDEAYKLGLDWPAWVEEGLVDAINPRFFLNDPLYPPSDPSSEAGSWLADIDRIEREVATVRGVVGNRCRVCATAIASNAPANEPVSVLVERIVAAARAMVASGSDGFGIYTDARVTGDDAFWSGLRRIHQGRF; encoded by the coding sequence ATGGTCGACATCGAATTTGTGGATCCTGGTGCCGCGGCGTCCACGTGCGCCGCAGCCGGCGTACGGAAGCTTGCCTACTACGCCCAGGGCGTGCTGAACGGCCACGCCTGGGTCGCCTGTGAGCGTCCGCCCGGTTCGGACCGCATCGAATTTGGTGCGCCGGAGCCGACTGAACCTAGCGCGGCGCTGCTCAAGCGCCGCATCGACGAGGCCCACGCGGCCGGCCTGCGAGTCGATGCCTACAGCATTCTCGGCCTTGCCGGCGTCTGGGCGGGATCGCGCCACCAGGTGCCGCGCGTCATTGAACCTGTTGGTCGAGTGCCGCGATTTGCCGTCGAGCACCCCGAATTCATGTCCAAGGCCCGTGACGGCCGTAGCTGGCTCGACTGGGACGTCGGTGAGCCGGTGCTGGGCTACGACGTGGGCTATCTAGCTCTGGCGCACCCCGAAGTGCGGGCCTATGCGCGCCGCGAGCTGGTGGCCTTCGCCCGGGACTTCGGGGCCGACGGGGTGCAGCTGGAGTTCCTGCCCGTGCTTGCGGCCGGCGAGAGCGTGTGGCCGTTGGGATACGACGACCCGGCGCTTGCCGAGTACCGCCGGCGGTTTGGCGTGGATCCGCGATCGCGGCCCGCGGACGACCCGGCCTGGGCGCGGCTGCGGGCGGAATATGTGACGCAATTCTTTCGGGAGCTGCGCCGCGACCTCGAAGCCTTGGGGCGGCCGGTGGAGGTCGCGGCGGCCACCGAGGGCATATGGGCCCGACCCGACGAGGCCTACAAGCTCGGCCTGGACTGGCCGGCGTGGGTCGAGGAGGGCCTGGTCGACGCAATCAATCCGCGCTTCTTTCTCAACGACCCGCTCTATCCGCCAAGCGACCCATCAAGCGAGGCGGGCTCCTGGCTCGCCGATATCGATCGCATCGAGCGCGAGGTGGCCACCGTGCGCGGCGTGGTTGGCAATCGATGTCGGGTGTGTGCCACGGCGATTGCGTCGAACGCGCCCGCGAATGAGCCCGTGTCGGTCCTCGTCGAGCGAATCGTCGCCGCCGCTCGGGCCATGGTCGCGTCGGGATCCGACGGTTTTGGGATCTACACCGACGCGCGCGTCACCGGCGACGACGCCTTCTGGTCCGGTCTCAGACGCATCCACCAAGGCCGGTTCTAG
- a CDS encoding ABC transporter substrate-binding protein, which produces MKDVAGRVMTRRNLLRGASAGLVGAAGAAVLAACGEAQVVEKIVTQEVIKEVPVETVVTREVVKEVPVESVVTKEVVKEVAVEKIVTQEVIKEVVKEVEVVKEVPKEVVKEVEVIKEVPKEVVVEKVVTKEVVVEKIVTAEMMIPEGPLSGGTLRHSAGGGNTQDIFNPLKQVSSSQAYITDYVFLPLWYGDTWGPGDTPAMTGEWDVAVANRWDEVERGRVYNFHINPDVKWHDGLPVTADDVLFGAKLGLDKNYGSGMHKKAWGRIEGAEAWGENPTDNVEDVPGLAKLDEMTVQVSIDRPDSAWWASRDWHLPPMAQHHYAGLEPATALETRATHLLGNGPMIWNRYVSQQFADMAGNKDFAYGAPYVDDYVVRYGDRTALDAAMEAGEQDFHRGSNIEAFQRLASLAHLRPFPQRSPFGGHVFFNQTAEIFSDMTLEQQSLMIEAMVRAVDRDTINNELHAGTLFISDYIFEHVALMQDPPEGTFRALPYDPDAARALVEEAQWDSEKEIQWIKWGPPSPTDLALKNYWEQVGIKVEFFLVDGSAVIEKLYQERVHDLVLANMGGDQSVVDACLRVCSDRVYELGGWNHSNINRPWIDEAYADMFAAENNEALRERWIEFATRLHSKGNMVAGLLWRGSLRNLYHRRLQGAFYMQFYAMPVHSPIERVWLDDYWEER; this is translated from the coding sequence ATGAAGGATGTTGCGGGACGGGTCATGACCCGTCGGAATCTGTTGCGCGGTGCGTCCGCTGGCCTCGTCGGAGCGGCCGGCGCGGCGGTGCTGGCCGCATGTGGCGAGGCGCAGGTCGTCGAAAAAATCGTCACGCAGGAAGTGATCAAAGAGGTTCCGGTTGAGACCGTCGTCACCAGGGAAGTGGTGAAGGAGGTCCCGGTCGAGTCCGTGGTCACGAAGGAAGTCGTCAAGGAAGTCGCGGTCGAAAAGATCGTGACGCAGGAAGTGATCAAGGAAGTCGTCAAGGAAGTCGAAGTCGTCAAGGAAGTCCCGAAGGAAGTCGTCAAGGAAGTCGAAGTCATCAAGGAAGTTCCGAAGGAAGTCGTGGTCGAGAAGGTCGTGACCAAGGAAGTCGTCGTCGAGAAGATCGTGACCGCGGAGATGATGATTCCGGAGGGCCCGCTCAGCGGCGGCACGCTGCGGCACAGCGCCGGCGGCGGCAACACCCAGGACATCTTCAACCCGCTCAAGCAGGTCAGCAGCTCGCAGGCCTACATCACCGACTACGTGTTCCTGCCGTTGTGGTATGGCGACACCTGGGGCCCGGGTGACACGCCGGCCATGACGGGCGAATGGGACGTGGCTGTGGCCAACCGCTGGGACGAGGTCGAGCGAGGCCGCGTCTACAACTTCCACATCAATCCGGACGTCAAGTGGCACGACGGCCTGCCGGTGACGGCGGACGACGTGTTGTTCGGCGCCAAGTTGGGCCTGGACAAGAACTACGGCTCGGGCATGCACAAAAAGGCCTGGGGCCGAATCGAGGGCGCCGAGGCCTGGGGCGAGAACCCCACGGACAACGTGGAGGACGTTCCCGGTCTGGCGAAGCTGGACGAGATGACCGTGCAGGTCTCAATCGACCGGCCCGATTCCGCCTGGTGGGCGAGCCGCGACTGGCACCTGCCGCCGATGGCCCAGCACCACTACGCTGGTCTGGAACCGGCGACAGCGCTCGAGACGCGCGCCACGCACCTTCTGGGCAACGGCCCGATGATTTGGAACCGCTACGTCTCCCAGCAGTTCGCCGACATGGCGGGGAACAAGGACTTCGCCTACGGCGCGCCGTACGTGGACGACTACGTCGTGCGCTACGGTGACCGGACCGCCTTGGACGCGGCCATGGAGGCTGGCGAGCAGGACTTCCACCGCGGGAGCAATATCGAGGCCTTCCAGCGCCTCGCGTCGTTGGCGCACCTGCGGCCGTTCCCGCAGCGCTCGCCATTCGGCGGGCACGTGTTCTTCAACCAGACCGCCGAGATCTTCTCGGACATGACCCTCGAGCAGCAGTCGCTGATGATCGAGGCCATGGTGCGGGCGGTGGACCGGGACACGATCAACAACGAGCTCCACGCGGGCACGCTGTTCATCTCGGACTACATCTTCGAGCACGTGGCGCTGATGCAGGATCCGCCCGAGGGCACCTTCCGCGCCCTGCCCTACGACCCGGACGCGGCGCGCGCTCTGGTCGAGGAGGCCCAGTGGGACTCCGAGAAGGAGATTCAGTGGATCAAGTGGGGGCCGCCGTCGCCGACGGACCTGGCGCTGAAGAACTACTGGGAGCAGGTGGGCATCAAGGTTGAGTTCTTCCTGGTCGATGGCTCGGCGGTGATCGAGAAGCTGTACCAGGAGCGGGTCCACGACCTGGTCCTCGCCAACATGGGCGGCGACCAGTCGGTGGTGGACGCGTGCCTGCGCGTGTGCAGCGACCGGGTGTACGAGCTCGGTGGCTGGAACCACTCGAACATCAACCGCCCGTGGATCGACGAGGCGTACGCCGACATGTTCGCGGCGGAGAACAACGAGGCGCTGCGCGAGCGATGGATCGAATTCGCGACGCGACTCCACTCCAAGGGCAACATGGTGGCCGGGCTGCTATGGCGAGGCTCGCTGCGGAACCTGTATCACAGGCGTCTGCAGGGCGCGTTCTACATGCAGTTCTACGCCATGCCGGTGCACTCGCCGATCGAGCGGGTGTGGCTGGACGACTACTGGGAAGAACGGTAG
- a CDS encoding metal ABC transporter permease, translated as MPSIFLYEFMLRALAGGVLVGVLAPTLGMFVVLRRFSLIADTLAHVALMGVAVGLATNTFPSAVALVAASLGAIIVEQLRSRGRLPGDMALAVVLYGSLAFAVVVIGIAGGFNVDLFSFLFGSILSVSPLDLWLLAGITVTVVLFVGVFFVDLAQIAFDDDLAKVNGVRTGALNLALAVLTGATITLSMRVVGVLLVGAMLVVPVMVGLRLAHGLRFAMATAVVAGVFSAIVGLTIAFYVDASAGGATVLTALGLLGLAYLLTAVRRWHRRGRGESPVPAASPNGPPGHRHHHHH; from the coding sequence ATGCCGTCGATCTTTCTCTACGAGTTCATGCTGCGCGCCCTGGCCGGCGGCGTGCTCGTGGGCGTGCTGGCGCCCACGCTCGGGATGTTCGTCGTGCTGCGGCGCTTTTCGCTCATTGCCGACACGCTGGCGCACGTGGCGCTGATGGGCGTGGCCGTGGGACTGGCGACCAATACGTTTCCCTCGGCGGTGGCGCTCGTGGCGGCCTCGCTTGGGGCCATCATCGTCGAGCAGCTGCGTTCGCGCGGCCGGCTGCCGGGCGACATGGCCCTGGCCGTGGTGCTCTACGGTTCACTCGCGTTTGCCGTCGTCGTCATTGGGATCGCCGGCGGCTTCAACGTCGACCTCTTCTCGTTCCTGTTTGGTTCCATTCTCAGCGTGTCCCCACTGGACCTGTGGCTCCTCGCCGGGATCACGGTCACCGTGGTGCTGTTCGTCGGCGTGTTCTTTGTCGACCTGGCGCAAATCGCGTTCGACGACGATCTGGCGAAAGTGAACGGGGTGCGGACGGGTGCGCTCAACCTGGCGCTGGCGGTGTTGACCGGCGCCACCATCACCCTGTCGATGCGAGTGGTCGGCGTCCTGCTGGTGGGCGCCATGCTCGTCGTGCCGGTGATGGTTGGGTTGCGCCTCGCGCACGGCCTGCGGTTCGCCATGGCCACGGCCGTCGTCGCCGGGGTGTTCAGCGCCATCGTTGGATTGACCATCGCGTTTTACGTCGACGCCTCGGCCGGCGGCGCCACCGTGCTGACGGCCCTGGGCCTGCTCGGACTGGCCTATCTCTTGACCGCTGTACGACGGTGGCATCGCCGGGGGCGTGGCGAATCTCCTGTCCCGGCAGCGAGCCCAAACGGACCGCCGGGTCACCGGCACCACCATCACCACTGA
- a CDS encoding ABC transporter substrate-binding protein encodes MTRRNLLRGASAGLFGAAGAAVLAACGEAQVVEKIVTQEVIREVPVETVVTREVVKEVPVESVVTKEVVKEVAVEKIVTQEVIKEVVKEVEVVKEVPKEVVKEVEVIKEVPKEVVKEVLVTKEVEVIKEVTAEMMIPEGPLSGEVLTLSASRANTQDIFTQLRQVSSTQAFVTDYVFMPLWYGDTWGMGETPAMTGQWAPGVANGWEEVERNRVYNFTLNPDVGWHDGAPLTVSDVLFGIEMAFDTNYNNNKHKQDWGDIAGARAWGDNPTDSAEDIEGISVIDEMTIQVALEKEDPDWWAAGSKIFPMARHHYAGLDKAIATEARATSLLGNGPMIWERYVTQQFADLTANKSYAYGAPYVDDYIVRYGDGEALNAATEANEQPNPIDFHRAAGGSRTEAFARLAAQPHLRPFPQRSPFGGHVFFNQTAEIFADMTLEQQSLVIEAMVRAVDRETMNNELYGGTLFISDYIFEHIALLQDPPEGTFRDLSYDPDEARALLEEAQWDSEKEIKWIKWGPPSAADLALKDYWAQVGVKTEFLLVDGSAVIEKLYQERVHDMVMANMGGGQNALDACLRVCSDKVYELGGWNHSNINRPWIDEMYAAVFAAESQEEKREVWLELAARLHSKGNMVAGLLWRGSLLNLYHRRVQGAFWMQHYAIPVRSPINQVWIDPYWEER; translated from the coding sequence ATGACCCGCCGCAATCTGTTGCGCGGTGCGTCCGCCGGCCTATTCGGGGCCGCCGGCGCGGCCGTGCTGGCCGCGTGTGGCGAGGCGCAAGTCGTCGAAAAAATCGTCACGCAGGAAGTGATCCGCGAGGTCCCGGTTGAGACCGTCGTCACCAGGGAAGTGGTGAAGGAGGTCCCGGTCGAGTCCGTGGTCACGAAGGAAGTCGTCAAGGAAGTCGCGGTCGAAAAGATCGTGACGCAGGAAGTGATCAAGGAAGTCGTCAAGGAAGTCGAAGTCGTCAAGGAAGTCCCGAAGGAAGTCGTCAAGGAAGTCGAAGTCATCAAGGAAGTTCCGAAGGAAGTCGTCAAGGAAGTCCTCGTCACGAAGGAAGTCGAGGTCATCAAGGAAGTCACGGCCGAGATGATGATCCCGGAGGGTCCGCTCAGCGGCGAAGTGCTGACGCTGAGCGCCAGCCGCGCCAACACCCAGGACATCTTCACGCAGTTGCGCCAGGTCAGCAGCACGCAGGCCTTCGTCACTGACTACGTCTTCATGCCCCTGTGGTATGGCGACACGTGGGGCATGGGCGAGACGCCGGCGATGACCGGTCAGTGGGCGCCGGGCGTGGCCAACGGCTGGGAAGAGGTCGAGCGCAACCGCGTCTACAACTTCACGCTCAATCCCGACGTGGGCTGGCATGACGGCGCACCGTTGACCGTCAGCGACGTGCTGTTCGGCATCGAGATGGCGTTCGACACGAACTACAACAACAACAAGCACAAGCAGGATTGGGGCGACATCGCCGGCGCCAGGGCCTGGGGCGACAACCCGACCGACAGCGCCGAGGACATCGAGGGCATCTCCGTCATCGACGAGATGACGATCCAGGTTGCGCTCGAGAAAGAGGACCCGGACTGGTGGGCGGCGGGGAGCAAGATCTTCCCCATGGCGCGCCACCACTACGCGGGCCTGGACAAGGCGATCGCGACCGAGGCGCGGGCCACGAGCCTGCTCGGCAACGGCCCGATGATCTGGGAGCGCTACGTCACCCAGCAGTTCGCCGACTTGACGGCGAACAAGAGCTACGCCTACGGCGCGCCGTATGTGGATGACTACATCGTGCGCTACGGCGACGGCGAGGCGCTGAACGCGGCCACCGAGGCCAACGAGCAGCCCAACCCGATCGACTTCCATCGCGCGGCTGGCGGCTCACGGACCGAGGCCTTCGCGCGGCTGGCGGCACAGCCGCACCTGCGGCCGTTCCCGCAGCGCTCGCCGTTCGGCGGGCACGTGTTCTTCAACCAGACCGCCGAGATCTTTGCGGACATGACCCTCGAGCAGCAATCGCTGGTGATCGAGGCCATGGTGCGCGCGGTCGACCGCGAGACGATGAACAACGAGCTGTACGGCGGCACGCTGTTCATCTCCGACTACATCTTCGAGCACATCGCGCTGTTGCAGGACCCGCCGGAAGGCACCTTCCGCGACCTGTCCTACGACCCCGACGAGGCCCGGGCCCTGCTCGAAGAGGCCCAGTGGGACTCGGAGAAGGAGATCAAGTGGATCAAGTGGGGACCGCCGTCTGCCGCGGACCTGGCGCTCAAGGACTACTGGGCCCAGGTTGGCGTCAAGACCGAGTTCCTGCTGGTCGACGGTTCAGCCGTGATCGAGAAGCTGTACCAAGAGCGCGTGCACGACATGGTCATGGCGAACATGGGCGGCGGCCAGAACGCCTTGGACGCGTGCCTGCGCGTGTGCAGTGACAAGGTGTACGAGCTCGGTGGGTGGAACCACTCGAACATCAACCGCCCGTGGATCGACGAGATGTACGCGGCGGTGTTCGCGGCTGAGTCACAGGAAGAGAAGCGCGAAGTCTGGCTGGAGCTGGCCGCCCGGTTGCACTCCAAGGGCAACATGGTGGCCGGTCTGCTGTGGCGCGGTTCGCTGCTGAACCTGTACCACCGCCGAGTCCAGGGCGCCTTCTGGATGCAGCACTACGCCATTCCGGTTCGGTCCCCGATCAACCAGGTGTGGATCGACCCGTACTGGGAAGAGCGGTAG
- a CDS encoding fumarylacetoacetate hydrolase family protein, whose translation MKEPGDMHLVRYELDGSIRHGILEDGSISEIEGDFFGDRQRTGAVVALDAVTLKSPTAPSKVINAAGNYESHMAGAPKPPRPKPFLAPSTSVTDPGANVVMPRETPVSYEGEMAVVISKRGRHIAEDEVSDYILGVCCANDVSAYEWVGADSDWFRGKGTDTFSPFGPWITPGLDYRDLQLITRVNGEVVEDTRTTKMFYGVDELVSFVSRYMTVEPGDVFFTGTSGESTPLNDGDVVEVEVEGNGVLSNTFVLAT comes from the coding sequence ATGAAGGAACCTGGCGACATGCACTTGGTGCGCTACGAACTCGACGGCAGCATCCGGCACGGCATCCTGGAAGACGGCTCGATTTCCGAGATCGAGGGCGACTTCTTCGGCGACCGCCAGCGCACCGGCGCGGTGGTGGCGCTCGACGCGGTTACGCTCAAGTCTCCGACCGCGCCGTCAAAGGTCATCAACGCCGCCGGCAACTACGAGAGCCACATGGCCGGCGCGCCCAAGCCGCCACGACCTAAGCCGTTCCTGGCGCCCAGCACCTCCGTCACCGACCCCGGCGCCAACGTCGTCATGCCGCGCGAGACGCCGGTGTCCTATGAAGGCGAAATGGCCGTCGTCATCAGCAAGCGCGGCCGTCACATTGCCGAAGACGAGGTCTCGGACTACATCCTTGGCGTGTGCTGCGCCAATGACGTCAGCGCCTATGAGTGGGTCGGCGCCGACAGTGATTGGTTTCGCGGCAAGGGCACGGACACGTTCTCGCCCTTCGGTCCGTGGATCACCCCCGGCCTCGACTACCGCGACCTCCAGCTCATCACGCGCGTCAACGGCGAGGTGGTCGAGGACACCCGAACCACCAAGATGTTCTACGGCGTCGACGAGCTGGTCAGTTTCGTCTCGCGCTACATGACCGTCGAGCCGGGCGATGTCTTCTTCACCGGCACCTCGGGCGAAAGCACGCCGCTCAATGACGGCGACGTGGTGGAGGTCGAGGTCGAAGGCAACGGCGTCCTCAGCAACACCTTCGTGCTGGCAACTTAG
- a CDS encoding phytanoyl-CoA dioxygenase family protein — protein sequence MEPVPEIHAVSLHLKRLEFTGFTLVPQALAPSHLARVRKRLDGLFHDHANVPTAVEDYRRTSLPGSGSIDINRLFELNPVFEDLMDLPTVLPIVQAALGHDATLCCDATGNHRAPRSRAATLWHRDGGPYLRLTYFLDDITEHNGATAFLPGSHLSSEPPPPWANHDGQPRLLPGMVHATGPAGACLLNNTNLWHTNTPNESDRPRRVIWLLFKPSQVEFASHDEMKSTDAYIASQADPRRRALMGLTD from the coding sequence ATGGAGCCGGTGCCCGAGATTCACGCCGTGTCGCTGCACCTCAAGCGCCTGGAATTCACCGGCTTCACGCTCGTGCCGCAGGCCCTTGCTCCCTCTCACCTCGCACGGGTTCGAAAACGCCTGGACGGGCTCTTCCACGACCACGCCAACGTGCCGACGGCCGTGGAGGACTATCGGCGGACGTCGCTTCCGGGATCGGGATCCATCGACATCAACCGCCTGTTCGAACTAAACCCGGTCTTCGAGGACCTCATGGACCTGCCCACCGTGCTGCCGATCGTCCAAGCCGCGCTGGGACACGACGCGACGCTGTGCTGCGATGCGACGGGGAACCACCGGGCGCCGCGTTCACGGGCGGCGACGCTTTGGCATCGCGACGGTGGACCGTACCTCCGTCTCACTTACTTCCTGGACGACATCACCGAGCACAATGGCGCGACCGCCTTCCTTCCCGGAAGTCACCTGAGCTCGGAGCCGCCGCCGCCGTGGGCCAACCACGATGGCCAGCCGCGCCTGCTTCCCGGAATGGTGCACGCCACCGGACCGGCGGGCGCCTGTCTGCTGAACAACACGAACCTCTGGCACACGAACACGCCGAACGAATCAGACCGGCCGCGCCGGGTGATCTGGCTGCTCTTCAAGCCGTCGCAGGTGGAGTTCGCATCCCACGACGAGATGAAGTCCACCGATGCCTACATCGCAAGCCAGGCAGACCCACGGCGACGCGCCCTGATGGGACTCACGGACTAG